In one window of Ptiloglossa arizonensis isolate GNS036 chromosome 5, iyPtiAriz1_principal, whole genome shotgun sequence DNA:
- the LOC143147117 gene encoding uncharacterized protein LOC143147117, whose amino-acid sequence MSASALKSTIPGVGTSPTSTSHSILPMNAMAQKVVSGSEPGSMKPLPGAGLSYVTLQPPSQPLSLVQDHRPSVYQTPPYVSSNSEKESDLDKLIPNGVEIMKAETEQTISVAMKQSESNRNNNLSPDNPTQDTQREIQTEQEMTSISLDFPALCPQLQNKVEEKKTSVNNGSKESDGMPINTALQTKLSSHKPEDGSAKADSQKSKVTSQNTKFAADSSVMSQISNPPKVETKVAGSPKANKRKSRELKDLKGTSAASDGASKPKRNRIQTQPYQSPLPEIALLVKNLNKPLPSKASDDKLIVFYKNEFLAVRNAEGSFYVCQAMQNIYKSSRRIRIRWLSQDKNNGEIYSPDFYDFIDFDCILTNLNLNKIDKNQFQLTKIELLRTENILKRAIDVEAGVSEKPRVTEEHPDGLDLSLYKDESQLKRRKNHNLHKQKQSLRKKSKQTESSSEDEALEEESGKKSPKSNRSKKRTLNKALAIAKSVAKGSSRAERALNRNTKSGNGVATTTNTSVTTSATVTNTVPSVDVTKSNSDIKKSEKKSTKQQSNNSTSGVSRTKQRASAQNIQQSSKVAGRPKRMAATTGILSTEETTSRKKPRGRA is encoded by the exons ATGAGTGCGTCGGCCTTAAAGTCAACGATACCTGGAGTAGGTACGTCACCAACTTCTACGAGTCATTCTATTCTTCCAATGAATGCAATGGCGCAAAAAGTTGTATCGGGATCAGAACCAGGATCTATGAAGCCTTTACCAGGAGCTGGGTTAAGCTATGTTACGTTACAACCACCCAGTCAACCTTTAAGTTTAGTACAAGATCATAGACCTTCGGTATATCAAACACCACCATACGTAAGCAGCAATTCTGAAAAGGAGTCGGACTTGGATAAATTAATTCCTAATGGAGTAGAAATAATGAAAGCTGAAACAGAACAAACAATATCTGTTGCTATGAAGCAAAGTGAATCCAATAGGAATAACAATTTAAGTCCAGATAATCCTACTCAAGACACACAAAGAGAGATTCAAACGGAACAAGAGATGACATCTATTAGTTTAGACTTTCCTG CATTATGTCCACAACTGCAAAATAAagttgaagaaaagaaaacttcTGTAAATAATGGTTCAAAAGAATCTGATGGAATGCCAATTAATACAGCTTTACAAACAAAGTTATCTTCACACAAACCGGAAGATGGATCAGCAAAAGCTGATAGTCAAAAGTCAAAAGTTACATctcaaaatacaaaatttgcaGCAGATAGTTCTGTAATGTCACAAATAAGTAATCCACCAAAGGTTGAAACAAAAGTCGCTGGTTCACCAAAAGCAAACAAACGGAAATCTAGAGAATTAAAGGATTTAAAAGGAACGTCAGCAGCTTCGGATGGTGCAAGTAAGccaaaaagaaatcgaattcaAACACAGCCTTATCAAAGTCCGTTACCAGAAATCGCGCTACTTGTCAAAAATTTGAATAAGCCACTGCCATCTAAAGCATCTGATGACAAACTTATAGTATTCTACAA aaatgaatttttggCTGTGAGAAATGCGGAGGGAAGCTTTTATGTATGTCAAGCAATGCAAAATATATATAAGTCAAGCAGACGAATTCGTATACGTTGGCTTTCTCAAGACAAaaataatggagaaatatattcaCCAGATTTTTATGATTTCATAG ACTTTGATTGTATATTGACAAatctaaatttgaataaaattgataaaaaccaATTTCAACTAACCAAGATTGAACTATTGCGTAcagagaatattttgaaaagagCAATTGATGTTGAAGCTGGCGTTTCTGAAAAACCTCGAGTAACAGAAGAACATCCAGATGGAC TTGACCTTTCACTTTATAAAGATGAATCACAattaaagagaagaaaaaaccaCAACCTACACAAACAAAAGCAAAGTTTGCGTAAGAAATCAAAACAAACTGAAAGTTCTTCTGAAGATGAAGCTCTTGAAGAAGAATCAGGGAAAAAATCACCAAAATCGAATCGCTCTAAGAAGCGAACATTGAACAAAGCACTAGCAATTGCTAAATCTGTTGCAAAAGGATCTAGTAGAGCTGAGAGAGCATTAAATAGAAACACAAAATCTGGGAATGGAGTTGCTACTACTACTAATACTAGTGTAACCACCAGTGCTACAGTTACTAATACTGTTCCATCTGTAGATGTTACAAAAAGTAATTCTGATATTAAAAAGAGTGAAAAAAAGAGCACAAAACAACAGAGTAACAATAGCACAAGTGGAGTTTCAAGAACAAAACAACGTG CATCTGCACAAAACATACAACAGAGTAGCAAAGTAGCAGGACGTCCAAAACGTATGGCCGCTACCACAGGTATTTTGTCGACCGAAGAAACAACTTCTCGAAAAAAACCACGTGGACGAGCATAA
- the Etfb gene encoding electron transfer flavoprotein beta subunit, producing MARVLVGVKRVIDYAVKIRVKPDKTGVVTDGVKHSMNPFDEIAIEEAVRMKEKKLVQEIIAVSCGPSQSQETIRTALAMGADKGIHVEISGPEYETLQPIHVSKILAKLAQEEKADLVIVGKQAIDDDCNQTAQMIGGILDWPTGTFCSKIENNNGELTVTREVDGGLEVVKMKTPAVLSADLRLNEPRYATLPNIMKAKKKAIKKMTTKDLGVDTTARIDVLSVEEPPVRQSGAILPDVDTLIAKLKERGHV from the exons ATGGCGCGTGTTCTTGTTGGTGTAAAGAGAGTTATCGATTATGCAGTTAag ATTCGTGTTAAACCAGATAAAACAGGTGTTGTAACAGATGGTGTGAAGCATTCAATGAATCCTTTTGATGAAATTGCAATTGAAGAAGCTGTACgaatgaaagagaaaaaattaGTACAAGAAATAATTGCGGTTTCGTGTGGACCATCACAATCTCAAGAAACGATAAGAACTGCACTTGCAATGGGTGCTGATAAAGGAATTCATGTTGAAATATCTGGACCTGAGTATGAAACTCTACAACCAATtcatgtttcgaaaattttagccAAGTTAGCTCAAGAAGAAAAGGCAGATTTAGTCATTGTTGGTAAACAAGCTATAGATGATGATTGTAATCAAACTGCACAAATGATTGGAGGTATTTTAGATTGGCCAACTGGGACATTCTGTAGCAAA attgaaaataataatggtGAGTTGACTGTCACACGTGAAGTtgatggcggtttggaggttgTTAAAATGAAAACACCAGCTGTTTTAAGTGCTGACCTTCGTCTCAATGAACCACGGTATGCTACATTACCGAACATTATGAAAGCTAAAAAAAAAGCAATTAAAAAGATGACAACAAAAGATCTTGGTGTTGATACCACTGCTAGAATTGATGTTTTATCAGTTGAAGAACCACCAGTCAGACAATCTGGTGCTATTCTACCAGATGTTGATACTTTAATTGCAAAGCTAAAAGAACGTGGACatgtttaa
- the Epp gene encoding ecdysteroid phosphate phosphatase, translated as MATLPPRKNPTPTKILKQHLTPLQTLLQLGFPKHRAEKALAATGHRGVQLASDWLVAHVRDPTLDSDTQRQYVLYACPTGALAEQLTQFWSESKELIWNGAHNYMPHITLVSFFNAPDESTEELVNALENIVNQDVLPDHIELETYVSPNFMGLFVKEINAEWLKNIAIRYVNKLASLGIPAEPQVKSVHLTLVYQFPSNLYQQLRSMVEKLTLSSPANWELRLYSRDARLQNAHVHKVMHAHMPREHDELELRVGDYIYILKGACSSSTDGWVEGVSWLTGISGHLPLNHTKRTAESDAWTLHGTVQLTDNKSENLEKVEISTTRKPPVLLSNDSADIPDGIAMTNEPIEACEAPSSSSRQIFICRHGERVDFTFGTWIPYCFELNGSYVRRDLNMPKEIPSRNIEDFQNDSPLTTVGEVQARLVGEAMKSSSIKIDVAFTSPSLRCIQTLTHILKGLDSSIPMKIEPGLIEWLVWYPYGVPVWMTSEELIRAGFNIDKSYDPIIKTKELPLKENATQYYERSYELIKRMIESTEGNILIVAHAASLAACTKQLTGGRAPSAAEVTRLVQRVPYLACLTAREGLDGWQLHPPPFPPITHTSNTRFDWKVLM; from the exons ATGGCGACGTTACCGCCACGGAAAAATCCAACtccaacgaaaattttaaaacaacacCTTACGCCGTTGCAAACGCTTTTGCAGTTAGGCTTTCCGAAACACCGAGC agAGAAGGCATTGGCTGCTACAGGGCATCGAGGGGTACAACTTGCCTCCGATTGGCTAGTAGCTCATGTTAGAGATCCAACTTtggattctgatactcaaagacAATATGTTCTATATGCCTGCCCAACAGGTGCACTAGCTGAGCAACTTACACAATTTTGGTCAGAAAGCAAAGAATTAATATGGAATGGTGCACATAATTATATGCCACATATTACTCTTGTGTCATTCTTTAAT GCTCCAGACGAATCTACTGAAGAATTGGTTAATGCCCTTGAAAATATAGTTAATCAGGATGTATTACCAGATCACATTGAATTAGAAACTTATGTTTCTCCTAATTTTATGGGTCTTTTTgttaaagaaataaatgcagaatggCTAAAAAATATTGCTATTCGTTATGTAAATAAACTTGCGAGTTTGGGTATCCCTGCAGAACCTCAAGTAAAATCTGTCCATCTGACATTAGTTTATCAATTTCCTAGCAACTTGTATCAACAGCTTCGTTCAATGGTAGAAAAATTGACACTTAGTTCTCCAGCTAATTGGGAACTTAGATTGTATTCTAGAGATGCTAGACTACAAAATGCGCATGTGCATAAAGTGATGCATGCTCACATGCCTAGAGAACATGATGAATTAGAATTAAGAGTGGgagattatatttatattctaaaaGGGGCATGTAGTTCGTCCACAGATGGTTGGGTTGAAGGTGTCTCTTGGTTAACTGGTATTTCAGGTCATCTACCTTTAAATCATACAAAACGTACAGCTGAATCAGATGCATGGACCTTACATGGTACTGTACAGCTTACTGACAACAAaagtgaaaatttggaaaaagtagaaatatctaCAACTCGAAAACCACCAGTATTATTGTCAAACGATTCTGCAGATATTCCTGATGGAATAGCAATGACTAATGAACCT atTGAGGCCTGTGAAGCACCATCAAGTTCATCGAGACAAATTTTCATATGTCGCCATGGAGAAAGAGTAGACTTTACATTTGGAACATGGATTCCTTATTGTTTTGAATTAAATGGCTCCTATGTTCGAAGAGATTTAAATATGCCAAAAGAAATACCATCAAGAAATATAGAGGATTTTCAAAACGATAGTCCTTTAACAACAGTAGGTGAAGTACAAGCAAGGTTGGTGGGAGAAGCAATGAAATCATCTAGCATTAAAATAGATGTGGCTTTTACTTCACCATCGTTAAGATGTATACAAACTCTGACTCATATTTTAAAAGGATTAGATTCAAGCATACCAATGAAAATAGAGCCAGGTCTGATAGAGTGGTTAGTATGGTATCCATATGGTGTACCAGTTTGGATGACGTCTGAAGAATTAATAAGAGCAGGTTTTAACATAGACAAAAGTTATGATCCAATTATTAAAACAAAAGAGCTTCCATTGAAAGAGAATGCAACACAGTATTATGAACGAAGTTAtgaactaatcaaacgaatgaTTGAAAGTACagaaggaaatattttaatagtaGCTCATGCTGCTTCTTTAGCAGCATGTACCAAACAATTAACGGGTGGTAGAGCACCATCAGCTGCTGAAGTTACTAGATTAGTTCAAAGAGTACCATATTTAGCATGCCTAACAGCGCGTGAAGGATTGGATGGTTGGCAACTTCATCCACCTCCATTTCCACCTATAACACATACCAGTAATACTAGATTTGATTGGAAAGTGTTAATGTAA